In the genome of Oscarella lobularis chromosome 1, ooOscLobu1.1, whole genome shotgun sequence, one region contains:
- the LOC136184023 gene encoding uncharacterized protein, whose product MECQNLLLSLVSQYEEDPDSLRRLCRKVNEEGTVFRRSLDCKDLLQRTLSTSKANSQTLVHIARSTKSFGIDTHRESCSALLYQFAFEEVGHYWKELGATLGFEKRELDNVEEWHLNHRQGVKFMAWTMLERYQAKTPNFKRYSLKVIQKKLDCVKERRQADVCVNVKKAKDLLPFGIVNDRRFYGRERELEQVADFLWKGKRKTSRVEPIMSQEIQIISGVGGLGKSSLAFQYLFRYAESYPDGVFYFSAESFWSLLESLKESISRVAQLQRKQLPTFHSLNEALRHFWTYCKNRPRSLLLFDNADDFDLVKDWFPDPLVSCHVVVTTRRTQKHDIFYQRSVRLLTLDVLKDESATLALCRWAGKSEKDFDTLELTERKHAHLLANEAPVEGLPVAIAHAGSFIDQHRISFLQYWKKIENESKQLEAAALNLDDFLRYFHLSHLKEPLKFHNVYSIDQLLKCDPQTIGGRTAYNRKLLENAQAALKTEQRAFLTWKMDIDDVESTSAYAYQLLMYSSVMSPRSISLNVVAGAAFSEVAPVHRDFKVAGALRTLNERSLIQKITEPDNDFDVSFSMHHLIQSSMLQRLGENVEDLHRVLKSVAKELMNRLPSLSDIAKNLTDPALSSLFPHCHSVVEKMLETGLLDEAYPGLSDYACSLALWYNGRIAERLSALRVAALEASVGLYSVEETRERRRQYYLIWAVAQFSSNTTQFEEIEATIKKALGGKAYYALTDKEILYYRCELIVLARVYIRQGQLDIAEEMLLRLTKVLRHLPSSAEVTNTLSVNSLLFEIYDKAKSYNQAIIVARESLLLAKNSLFDSDFFSASCHEKMAMCFRRRGQSREALENFAEAEKLYRRVLPPNHEIVGDLLLQTSRCLPPARACEMSREGLAILKSACSPGHPRLSNALYYHGTNLVSLRQNDEAIKCFEDCLAFLEAGPQRRDALSIKALCLTALANALWGRDSIQSCTEQKRERIVKYFQQAIELFTILNPKGSMEMTPALYGLSSLYADIGKASEAAKLMDKAWHFAQRLPIENPMKMKVCKWYVKALIASDQLAKAVSVALQAKEECGHLHSYHPSFQQLQDILFCLQSV is encoded by the exons ATGGAATGCCAAAACTTGCTCTTGAGTCTCGTATCTCAGTACGAAGAAGATCCTGACAGTTTGCGACGGCTTTGTAGAAAGGTGAATGAAGAAGGCACCGTGTTTCGACGTTCTCTTGACTGCAA GGATCTTCTCCAACGAACGCTGAGCACTTCTAAAGCAAATAGTCAAACTCTTGTTCACA TTGCTAGATCTACGAAATCCTTTGGCATTGACACACACAGAG AAAGTTGCTCTGCTCTGCTATACCAATTCgcttttgaagaagtcgGTCATTACTGGAAAGAACTCGGCGCCACTTTAGGATTCGAAAAACGCGAGCTGGACAACGTCGAAGAGTGGCATCTGAATCACCGACAGGGAGTCAAGTTCATGGCCTGGACCATGCTTGAGCGATATCAAGCAAAAACTCCAAATTTCAAACGTTACTCTCTAAAAGTCATTCAAAAAAAGCTGGATTGCGTAAAGGAAAGACGACAGGCAGACGTTTGTGTAAACGTAAAGAAAGCCAAAG ACTTATTGCCATTTGGCATTGTCAATGACCGACGATTCTATGGCAGAGAACGAGAGCTGGAGCAAGTCGCCGACTTTCTCTggaaaggcaaaaggaaaacgagTCGAGTTGAGCCCATTATGTCGCAGGAGATTCAG ATTATTTCTGGCGTTGGCGGATTGGGAAAATCCAGTCTCGCTTTCCAGTACCTTTTTCGATATGCAGAATCGTACCCCGACGGTGTTTTCTACTTCAGCGCCGAATCCTTTTGGTCTCTTTTAGAGTCGCTAAAGGAGAGC ATTTCAAGAGTTGCACAGCTGCAAAGAAAGCAACTTCCAACATTTCATTCTTTGAACGAAGCATTACGGCACTTTTGGACTTACTGCAAGAATCGTCCTCGTTCCCTGCTTCTTTTTGACAACGCTGACGACTTCGATCTTGTTAAAGACTGGTTTCCAGATCCTCTCGTGTCCTgccacgtcgtcgtgacgacgagacgaacgcaGAAGCACGATATCTTCTATCAGCGAAGCGTACGTCTGTTGACACTTGACGTCCTCAAAGACGAGTCCGCTACGCTGGCACTTTGTCGCTGGGCTGGAAAATCTGAAAAGGATTTTGACACGCTTGAGTTGACGGAAAGGAAGCACGCTCATTTGCTGGCAAACGAGGCTCCGGTCGAAGGCCTGCCTGTTGCCATTGCTCACGCGGGTTCGTTTATAGATCAACACCGAATATCCTTTCTGCAATACTGGAAAAAGATCGAGAACGAGTCGAAGCAACTCGAAGCCGCGGCTTTAAACCTCGACGACTTCCTTCGTTATTTTCATCTATCGCATTTGAAAGAGCCTCTGAAGTTTCACAACGTTTACAGTATCGATCAGTTATTGAAGTGCGATCCTCAGACCATCGGCGGGCGCACGGCCTACAATCGAAAGTTACTCGAAAACGCTCAAGCTGCGCTCAAAACGGAGCAACGCGCATTTCTCACTTGGAAAATGGACatagacgacgtcgaaagcacGTCAGCGTACGCCTATCAGTTGCTAATGTACAGCTCGGTCATGTCTCCGCGATCCATTTCCCTTAACGTCGTCGCGGGAGCGGCCTTTTCTGAAGTGGCTCCAGTTCATCGTGATTTCAAAGTTGCCGGCGCTCTCCGAACGCTGAACGAGCGTTCATTGATTCAAAAGATAACTGAACCAGACAATGACTTCGATGTCTCGTTTTCCATGCATCATTTGATTCAATCGAGCATGCTTCAGAGATTGGGAGAAAACGTCGAGGATCTTCATCGCGTTTTGAAATCTGTTGCAAAGGAGCTGATGAATCGGTTGCCCTCCCTGTCTGACATAGCAAAAAACTTGACCGACCCCGCCTTATCGTCTCTGTTTCCTCACTGTCATtctgtcgtcgaaaagatGCTGGAAACAGGCTTGCTAGACGAGGCCTACCCGGGACTCAGTGATTATGCCTGCTCTTTGGCTCTCTGGTACAATGGACGAATTGCCGAACGACTCAGCGCTCTCAGAGTAGCAGCTCTCGAAGCTTCGGTGGGGCTCTATTCAGTCGAAGAGActcgagaaagaagacgccaAT ATTACCTTATCTGGGCCGTTGCTCAGTTTTCTTCGAATACAACACAATTTGAAGAAATAGAAGCCACGATCAAAAAGGCTCTTGGAGGAAAAGCATATTATGCTCTCACAGACAAGGAAATTTTGTATTACCGATGCG AATTGATAGTTCTGGCGAGAGTTTACATACGACAGGGTCAGCTTGATATTGCTGAGGAAATGCTTCTTAGACTTACGAAAGTGCTGCGTCATTTACCGTCTTCGGCGGAAGTAACGAACACATTGTCGG TAAATTCTTTGCTCTTTGAAATTTACGATAAAGCCAAAAGTTATAATCAAGCCATCATCGTGGCAAGGGAGTCCCTTTTGTTGGCGAAGAACAGTCTCTTTGATTCTGACTTTTTTTCGGCCAGCT GTCACGAAAAAATGGCCATgtgctttcgacgtcgtggACAAAGTCGAGAAGCTTTGGAAAATTTTGCGGAAGCTGAGAAACTTTACAGAAGAGTACTTCCTCCTAATCACGAAATCGTCGGAGATC TTCTTCTCCAAACGAGCCGCTGTTTGCCTCCGGCCCGCGCCTGTGAAATGTCTCGTGAAGGGCTTGCTATTCTTAAATCCGCTTGTTCTCCTGGGCATCCTCGTTTATCAAATG CTTTATACTATCATGGCACTAATCTGGTTTCGTTGCGACAAAACGACGAGGCTATTAAATGCTTTGAAGACTGTTTGGCTTTCTTGGAGGCTGGCCCACAGCGGCGGGACGCGCTATCAATCAAAGCTCTCT GCCTAACGGCGTTGGCTAACGCTTTATGGGGCAGGGACTCAATTCAAAGCTGCACAGAACAGAAACGGGAAAGAATTGTCAAATACTTTCAGCAAGCGATTGAGTTATTTACAATACTCAATCCCAAAGGAAGTATGGAAATGACGCCAG CACTTTATGGTCTTTCGTCTTTATATGCTGATATCGGAAAAGCATCCGAAGCAGCTAAACTAATGGACAAAGCTTGGCATTTCGCTCAGCGTCTTCCTATCGAAAATccaatgaaaatgaaag TTTGTAAATGGTACGTGAAGGCGTTGATCGCAAGTGATCAATTGGCTAAAGCTGTTAGCGTTGCACTGCAGGCTAAAGAAGAATGTGGACATCTTCACTCTTATCACCCATCGTTTCAGCAGT TGCAGGATATATTATTTTGTTTGCAATCAGTGTGA